From the Bacillota bacterium genome, the window ACGATGCCCGTGCGGGCCACTTCCTCGATCCCGAAGTCGTCCAGCACCTCCAGCCAGGCCTGGATCTTCTCGGGGTCGCCCGTCGTCTCCAGCACCAGCGAATTCCGGTCGACATGCACCACCCGCGAGCGGAAGATGCCCGCCACCTGCAGCAACTCGGTCCGGCGGCCGGGATCGGCGCGCACCCGCACCAGCGCCAGCTCGCGGCGGACCGAGCCGTCGCCCGGCACGTGCCAAGCCTCCAGGACCTCGACCAGCTTCTCCAGCTGGCGGCGGAGCCGCTCCC encodes:
- the ilvN gene encoding acetolactate synthase small subunit → MEFTLAVRVENEPGVLARVASLVSRRGFNIESLAVGPTEDASVSRITLVCKGDERDRERLRRQLEKLVEVLEAWHVPGDGSVRRELALVRVRADPGRRTELLQVAGIFRSRVVHVDRNSLVLETTGDPEKIQAWLEVLDDFGIEEVARTGIVALDRERRAIPQAEYESREEAAL